The sequence TACAGCCTATGAGATCCTATCGGATGACAATAAACGGAAGGAATATGATCTATCTGGCCATGATGCTTTCACCACTGGAGGAAGACCAGGCTCCGACAAACATTTCCACCAGCATTTCAATTTTAACTTTGATGAACTATTCAAAGATTTTGACTTTTTTGGGGAGAGCCAAAATTCTAGATCAAAGAGGCACTTTGACAATACCCACTTTAGGAGCCAACAAGACCCTTCTCATAGGCAAAGGCGCCATTTTGATGACTTTGGTTTTGGGGGAAGTTTATTTAATGACATGTTTGAAGATATGGAAAAGATGTTTACATTTGGTAGTTTTGGCAATGCACAAAGGCACAACGTTGGAAGCGACAGCAGATTCCATGGATCGAGCAAGCACTGTAGAACTGTCACTCAGCGACGAGGAAACATGGTTACCACCTATACAGATTGTTCCGGACAGTGACAGCCCGACCTACGAAAAGCTGAGAGCCTGTGAACTGTACCAACGAAAGCTTTCCTCCTAGAATCTAAAAATGCTACAATGAGCAGCTAGCCAGAACGTACAGCAAATGGTGGGACAAGCACTGTCGCATGCATAGTGGCGCCTAGACCATTGTGTGATATTTGTCCTACCATTAACTTATTCTAGGTTGTGTGTGTGAAACTGCTAACCTTACTCTGCTCTTAGAACGGTAACTTCGCCCTATGCATGGCATGCACCCAGTTTCCTTGGCCATGGTTATACACGGAATAATCTGGGCTACAGCATCCTAGTTTTGGCTTTCAAACTGGTTTACACTGATCAAAAGCAATGCTTTCCCTTCCCTCCTAATCCTTGCACTTTGTCCTACTTTGCTTGGCTTACAAAGCATTGCAAGCTGtacttataattttttatttttttttcttacaggcCAGTCGGTACATTAATAATTTGGCCCTTAAATTTAGTTAGAGCCACCACCAATGATCGCAGCAAGATCTGTCTATGGTGTTCACAAATTTAgcagagtaagggtccattcacacatccgcaaaacactgacacctgcaatttgcggatccgcacatcagacactataatagaaaatgccttttctggtccgcaattgcggacaagaataggacatgttctatttttttttcaggaacgaaattgcggatcctaaTAATTTAATCTATAAAAAGCCAATTAGCTATCCCTTCAATTACCTGTGTGCcaatgtgaccatctaaaactgaTTGCTCAGTCTTCCGATGACTAGCTTGTGTTTTACtcccttttattttattatagcAACTTTTTTCCTTCAAAAGGATTCCTCCATCTTCCTACAATAGCTTCCATGATTCTACAAGCAATACATCATTGACTTGGCCAGATGCAGCTCTTCAACACTTTTTTAAAATGTGCAATATTTCCAGTTTccaatgtgtagtttattttgtgTGCATTTTCAgatgttctatttttgttttaaagaggacctttcaccgattcttaccctatgaactaagtatacatacatgtggagcggcgcccggggatctctctgcacttactattatccccgggcgccgctccgttctcctgctatgtcctccagtatctccgttccctaagttatggtaggcggagtctgccctagcgctggccaatcgcattgcagagctcacagcctgggagaaaataacctcccaggctgtgagctctgcgctgcgattggccagcgctagggcagactccacctactataacttagtgagcggagataccggagggcatagcaggagaacggagcggcgcccggggataataagtgcagtgagatccccgggcgccgctccacatgtatgtatacttagttcatagggtaagaatcggtgaaaggtcctctttaatattacTGCACTTTCCTTGGCATATTCCATATGGATATTAATACATGCCACTCGTCTTCACTCATGTGATATGAGTGAAAAATAAATGATTGCTTATATTGGACTCTTGTGTTCGTGTgtgttgtaataaaaaaaaaaaaaaaaaagtcttagcaTAAAGGTATGTCCTCAGTCTCATATTTTCCATGGAGCTTCAGCTAACCACTGGACCTGGTGTTCTTAAAGTGAAAACACCATAAAGGTTGGCCAGATTATATTTCTAGCTGTACTTGTTCTGGTAACACATGCACAAAGCTAAAGTAAGCATTATTAAATTATCAGCATATTCGGGCCCAGGTCCTCTTACCTGCGTTCCGGCGGTGGGAACATGGCCTTCCATCAGCCTATATACACTTACACTGGGCACGGACTGCTCTTTTGCCACAGTCGGCAGTGAAATGCTTTTTCACCACATACCACCCTGCAGCTGTGCAaggataatataaaaaaaagaaaaaatacatgtaCGTCAGATGCTGTGATCTAGAGGAATACGTATTGCTTAGTCCTTTGTACAACTTCACTTTTATGCATTACTGAGTATATAAACCTCCTGGAGAAAGTAACTCTTCCGAAACCTTTCTGTCCCCGCAAGTTGCAATATCTCTTGCCTGCCCTCACTGACGAGAAATTATGGTCTGGATGAgtagggaaagttaatacaagccagttactaatgtattgtgattgtctatattgccttctttggctggattcatctttccatcaccttatacactgcttgtttccatggttacacctaggactgcagctatcgactattttttataattaagtattctaccgattaatccaatattaaaataatgtttttctttatgccgtgccatcaggctccccgcccccctcctccagtgccatcagctgccccctatgTCATAAGTTGCCATCCGGCACTCCAGCTCTATCAGGCTCCCTTCCCCGTGCCattaggccccccccccccccctcagtgccattaGCGGCCCCCCAGCTCTATCAGGCTCCCcttgccagtgccatcagctgccccccatgTCATGAGCTGCCCCAGCACCATCAGGCTttcccccccctcagtgccatcagcggcTCCCTATCTCAtgagctgccccccagtgccattagctgctctcccccccccccccaacagctgCCCTTCCAGTGCCATCCTctgccccctcagtgtcatcagcttcccccccccccccccgtgacatTAgctacccccatagtgccatctcccccttgccaataaaatacttaccttccCTGTAGGGGCGCTGCGAACACTCCAGTAATCTTCCATCCTCTTCTTCATGCGCTGCACTGTCGTcctgatgtcacacagcagcagtgcgcgcttacgtgcactaCATCTTGAAGATGTGTGTATGTCAGGATACAGTGCAATGTGGTGCGGGCTGGCGGGGGACCACGGAGAAGTGAGTaaaagcaagcgcttcactcactTTCCATGGTCACAAGACAAACGAATCCTCATTGCAAAAAaattgcatcaaggattttttcgAGGTACTCTATTTAATCgagtaatcatttcagccctTGTTACaactaccctgcaatccagcagagcgGTGGTTGTGCTTGGACACTATAGGAAAGAGCACTAGCCAATATGTGCTGCCATAGTCCCGTCCACAAGAgaggctttttcctataatgtgcaagcacgaacattgctgatggattgcagggtggtcataaccatggaaaacgagcagtgtataaagcaatggaaaaataaatcaagccaaaggaagcaatatggacaatcataatacattagtaagctccttgtattaactttctctacataataaatggcacttgctgaagtgacacaacccctttaaccctttcctgacatgtGACATACTATTACCAAACATGTCgcatctttaaagatggcgcccgctccgctAAGTTTCTTACAGCAGACACCCGTGGCTAATGTCCGCGACCGGCGGTAATGCTGGTCAAGccatcaaaggaagcaatatgtaaaatatcaaaataaattagtatgtgccttgtattaacttactcTACATAATACATTTCTCTTTAATGATAAATGGAAAGCAATCTCTAGTATATGATCTACTGAAATCCACCTTTATTTCCTTTGTTTTCTCAACACTCAGGGAGAGGTTATCAGCCTGGCACCATGTAACCAAGTTCACCACTTCCTGCAGATAAGGCCCCTAATATGAATCaggccccccaccaccaccatgtcaTCAGCAAACATTACCACCCTATTACAATTGCTGGTAGCCACACAGTCACTGGTATACAAAGTGTATAGCAACAGGTGAAGTACACAGCTGAGGTCGAAGATGTATTTCCCAATCTCACCACCTGAGGTCATCCAGTTAGAAGATCCTGTAGCCTattacaaattctagaatttatcCCCAGGGCATGGAGTTTTGCAACAAGCAAGTCAGAAACAATGGTATTAATGGAGGAACTATAATCCACAAACCACATACAcacataggccctgatttatcatgctttcactccagaattctgacttaaaaaagttgcaaaatggggATTTTGCTACTTTTTGGACTTTTTGCAAGGTAATGGGTTGATACCTGCACTCCAAAAAGATGTGGAATCACAGTACTACAAGGGACATACTGTACCATGGCATTCAAGTAAGCTTATTCAACTGTGAATTGTTTTGTAGCACATCATTTCATAAAGACCAGAACAaagcaaaaaagtatttgccaataATGCTCATATATATTGGATGTTTCTGTCTAAAGAGACCTTCCTCAACAATAGttaccttaaggcccctttcagacgagctagTTCCACACTCCAGACATGCAGCGTGAGTATgtggcagctcccgtcctgacctcccagcattgccggggttacatagcattatattgatttatgatgctatgtaacccttagagttctgAAATGTATTGAATAACACTGATATAATGCTGTAAGGGCTACATAGCACTGTTTGCGAGTTGCAATATGGACAGAGGCCTCACAAGTTCGTgtccatgagccctaaatctgattggttgctatggacaactaagccagttttcccttaCACCAGTTCTGATAAATAATAATCTTATTACACACCCTGGGATCCCATCCGGGCCCCATGCGTTTCTCAGGTTCCCGCCTTTGAACACCCTGCGCACATCGTGTTTTGTAAAAGTAATTATGGCCTCCTTACTATTCGGATCACCCAGCATATTGTTTACAGCAGTGgtcccccaaccttttttgcaccaaggatcggtttcatgcaagacaattttcccagggaccggtttgggggggggggggaaggggcggagttgcggggcttagggggggggcggggtcgactgattcacgcgcataacaaaacacaaaggtgcatattaaaatatataacactatataatgactatataaactgactatggtctctgctgcactgtaccgtatttttcgccctataagatgcacctaggttttagaggagaacaataagaaaaaaatatttttcattacacctcaggtcagaccagcaatcagaccgccaatgttaatcagacctcagattagacccccaatggctcagatcaaccaccaaacctttagccatctatcagcccccaatgtcagccatacaccccccccccccccaatgtcagccataagccccctattagcccctcatgtcagccataagcccccattagcccctcatgtcagccataagccccccatgtcagtcataagccccccattagcccctcatgtcagccataagcccccattagcccttcatgtcagccataagcccccattagcccttcatgtcagccattagcccctcatgtcagccataagcccccattagcccctcatgtcagccataagcccctattagctcctcatgtcagccataagccccccatttagcccttcatgtcagccataagcccccccattagcccctcatgtcagccataagcccccattagcccttcatgtcagccataagccccccattagcccttcatgtcagccattagcccccccattagcccctcatgtcagccatacgcccccattagcccttcatgtcagccataagccccccattagcccctcatgtcagccataagcccccattagcccttcatgtcagccataagccccccattagcccttcatgtcagccattagcccctcatgtcagccataagcccccattagcccctcatgtcagccataagcccctattagctcctcatgtcagccataagcccccccattagcccttcatgtcagccataagccccccccattagcccctcatgtcagccataagcccccattagcccttcatgtcagccataagccccccattagcccttcatgtcagccataagcccccccattagcccctcatgtcagccataagcccccattagcccttcatgtcagccataagccccccattagcccctcatgtcagccataagcccccattagcccttcatgtcagccataagcccccattagcccttcatgtcagccataagcccccattagcccttcatgtcagccataagcccccccattagcccctcatgtcagccataagcccccattagcccttcatgtcagccataagccccccattagcccctcatgtcagccataagcccccattagcccttcatgtcagccataagccccccattagcccttcatgtcagccataagcccccattagcccttcatgtcagccataagccccccattagcccttaatgtcagccataagcccccattagcccttcatgtcagccataagccccccattagcccttcatgtcagccataagcccccattagcccttcatgtcagccataagcccccattagcccttcatgtcagccataagccccccattagcccttcatgtcagccataagccccccccattagcccctcatgtcagccataagcccccattagccctccatgtcagccataagccccccattagcccttcatgtcagccattagcacctcatgtcagccataagcccccattag is a genomic window of Bufo bufo chromosome 1, aBufBuf1.1, whole genome shotgun sequence containing:
- the DNAJB9 gene encoding dnaJ homolog subfamily B member 9 codes for the protein MASAKSVLTFAVCILLISEVILAAKTYYDILGVPKNASERQIKKAFHKLAMKYHPDKNKSPDAEAKFREIAEAYEILSDDNKRKEYDLSGHDAFTTGGRPGSDKHFHQHFNFNFDELFKDFDFFGESQNSRSKRHFDNTHFRSQQDPSHRQRRHFDDFGFGGSLFNDMFEDMEKMFTFGSFGNAQRHNVGSDSRFHGSSKHCRTVTQRRGNMVTTYTDCSGQ